From one Paenibacillus sp. FSL K6-1330 genomic stretch:
- a CDS encoding carbohydrate ABC transporter permease, which translates to MALYNSHNGKPVRRQTRNIAVMVILVIFALATLFPIYFMFISSFGDPVEAGAMNYALFPTKISLDSYKFFFDYSEHSVQWLLNSLIVASAVMVSNVFFASLAGYAFSKIRFKGRTVLFSVLLVSMMIPYQVTQVPLYILIVNTFQIQNTYEAMIVPGLVTVYNIFLAKQFMSSIPSEVLECAKIEGCNQFQIYFKIILPLSKTVLAVMAILTFMDSWNTFFWPFLVTNTMDMQTIQVGLKNFRFANTTYFAPMMAGATISAIPMFILFFSLQKYFLEGVTVGAVKG; encoded by the coding sequence ATGGCTTTATACAACAGTCACAACGGCAAGCCTGTTCGCAGACAGACACGCAATATAGCAGTTATGGTTATTCTGGTTATTTTCGCTCTGGCTACACTGTTTCCGATTTACTTCATGTTTATTTCGTCATTCGGAGATCCGGTGGAAGCAGGGGCGATGAACTATGCACTGTTTCCTACCAAAATATCGCTGGATTCCTATAAATTCTTCTTCGATTATAGTGAACATTCCGTACAGTGGCTTCTCAACTCGCTGATTGTGGCATCCGCAGTTATGGTGTCTAACGTATTCTTTGCGAGTCTGGCGGGATACGCATTCTCCAAAATCAGATTCAAGGGCAGAACGGTCCTGTTCTCCGTATTGCTCGTTTCCATGATGATTCCATATCAGGTGACACAGGTGCCTCTTTACATCCTGATCGTTAACACATTCCAGATTCAGAACACCTACGAGGCGATGATTGTTCCCGGATTAGTTACGGTGTACAACATCTTTTTGGCGAAGCAGTTTATGTCAAGCATTCCTTCAGAAGTCCTCGAGTGTGCCAAGATTGAGGGATGCAACCAGTTTCAGATTTATTTCAAAATCATACTGCCGCTATCCAAAACCGTTCTTGCCGTCATGGCAATCCTTACCTTCATGGACAGCTGGAATACCTTCTTCTGGCCTTTCCTCGTAACGAATACGATGGATATGCAGACCATACAGGTAGGGCTTAAAAACTTCCGGTTCGCCAACACAACCTATTTCGCACCGATGATGGCCGGAGCAACGATATCCGCCATTCCGATGTTCATTCTATTTTTCAGCCTGCAGAAGTACTTCCTGGAGGGGGTTACCGTTGGGGCTGTAAAAGGCTAA
- a CDS encoding GNAT family N-acetyltransferase yields the protein MLTTWDHRYTEAVIEFWNTEAVKDGYKELTPESLDRIFLSSPYFDPENTFLWMDDGQVKGFTCGCTGDDLPLGQVAGYLTCIVIAEELQSDEIYSELLKAIENRFRTLGKKQSEVLFFNPMMLPWYIPDTPKHEHNNAPGVPIGSRLHSFLAAQGYIERATECAMYLDLSAFTYLDEMIAKEQKAASEGYAVELFDAAKHHGVAEMLQGFDNPLWQKEITASTEQGTPVVIAVRDDKAAGFAGPVIRQDNGRGYFAGIGVHPDHEGHGLGSVLFFKLCEAFKNIGTDYMSLYTGKDNPALRIYEKAGFRTVKYFAVMRKELSL from the coding sequence ATGCTAACGACTTGGGATCATCGTTATACAGAAGCCGTTATCGAATTTTGGAATACGGAAGCGGTGAAGGATGGCTATAAGGAGCTTACACCTGAAAGCCTGGACCGTATATTTCTATCGAGCCCTTATTTTGATCCAGAGAATACCTTCCTCTGGATGGATGACGGCCAGGTGAAGGGCTTTACCTGCGGATGCACGGGGGATGATCTTCCGCTGGGGCAGGTTGCAGGTTATCTGACTTGTATTGTGATAGCTGAGGAGCTGCAGAGTGACGAGATTTACTCAGAGCTGCTTAAAGCAATTGAGAACCGGTTCAGGACACTGGGAAAGAAGCAATCCGAGGTGCTTTTTTTCAATCCGATGATGCTGCCCTGGTATATTCCGGATACGCCGAAGCATGAACATAACAATGCACCGGGCGTTCCGATCGGCAGTAGACTTCATTCGTTCCTGGCAGCGCAGGGTTACATAGAACGGGCTACCGAATGTGCGATGTATTTGGATCTGTCCGCGTTCACCTACCTTGATGAGATGATAGCGAAAGAACAGAAGGCCGCTTCAGAGGGGTATGCCGTGGAGCTGTTTGACGCAGCAAAGCATCACGGTGTAGCCGAAATGCTTCAAGGCTTCGACAATCCGCTGTGGCAAAAGGAGATTACGGCTTCAACGGAGCAGGGAACTCCGGTTGTGATCGCCGTCAGAGACGACAAGGCAGCAGGATTCGCCGGACCCGTTATTCGTCAGGACAACGGAAGAGGATATTTTGCAGGGATCGGCGTACACCCGGACCATGAAGGTCATGGTCTTGGCAGTGTATTATTCTTCAAGCTTTGTGAGGCGTTCAAGAACATTGGCACGGACTATATGTCACTATATACAGGCAAGGACAACCCGGCCCTTCGGATCTATGAGAAGGCTGGGTTCAGAACTGTCAAATACTTTGCAGTTATGCGAAAGGAGTTATCACTATGA